From a single Thermothielavioides terrestris NRRL 8126 chromosome 1, complete sequence genomic region:
- a CDS encoding uncharacterized protein (CAZy_ID 269901), with protein sequence MASPVVSSLLPIQASPSPSTSSPPAATSSSSSSGSGSSGSGSGSGGSTTYQGDITYYTLGLGSCGIDDTGKDNSANIVALSAALMGAVSNANPLCGKTITIKANGKTAQAVVHDKCPVCAFGDVDASQNLFLELFGSTDGGREKIEWWFN encoded by the coding sequence ATGGCTAGCCCTGTGGTGTCTTCTCTCCTGCCGATTCAGGCATCTCCCTCTCCTTCGACCAgctccccgcccgccgcgaccagcagcagcagcagcagcggcagcggcagcagcgggtccgggtccggcagcggcggatCCACGACGTACCAGGGCGACATCACCTACTACACTCTGGGGCTCGGCTCGTGCGGAATTGACGACACCGGCAAGGACAACAGCGCCAATATCGTCGCTCTGTCGGCTGCGCTCATGGGCGCCGTCTCCAACGCCAACCCCTTGTGTGGCAAGACCATCACCATCAAGGCCAACGGGAAGACCGCCCAAGCGGTTGTGCACGACAAATGCCCGGTCTGCGCTTTCGGGGACGTCGACGCTTCTCAGAATCTGTTCCTCGAGCTCTTCGGCTCGACCGATGGCGGCCGCGAGAAGATCGAGTGGTGGTTCAACTAA